A region of Phosphitispora fastidiosa DNA encodes the following proteins:
- a CDS encoding glycosyltransferase translates to MGSGIVSIIISACNEGDNLIDTVRCILTNTLQNKFQIIVVDDGSTDGSGDKAAASFANDSRVIVKKAAGLGVAGGRNLGAQAAEGEVLVFLDGHTYTPPGWMADLIKPLENQQTGMAGPVFASLNETKGPRGYGGTWRGLSLEMDWLPYRGAESYAVPVLPGGCQAIRRGVFEEIGGYDSGMTKWGSEDLEISLRTWLMGYDCILQPNSVVYHLFRNRHPYNVEVPEVMYNRLRMALLHFSDARAACVIEYYRGIAEFGQIMLRLLDSDVTNARRELMQLRRRDDDWYFRRFGLTTMG, encoded by the coding sequence ATGGGATCAGGCATAGTCAGTATTATTATTTCCGCCTGCAATGAGGGCGACAACCTAATTGATACCGTCCGGTGTATCTTAACAAATACGTTACAAAATAAGTTTCAAATAATAGTGGTGGATGACGGTTCTACCGACGGCAGCGGCGACAAAGCCGCCGCCAGTTTTGCCAATGACAGCCGGGTTATAGTTAAAAAGGCTGCTGGTTTGGGTGTTGCCGGGGGACGGAACCTGGGCGCCCAGGCGGCTGAGGGAGAAGTACTGGTATTTCTGGATGGGCATACTTATACTCCGCCTGGCTGGATGGCAGATTTAATCAAGCCCCTGGAGAACCAGCAGACAGGGATGGCCGGCCCTGTTTTTGCCAGTCTCAATGAAACTAAGGGACCCCGGGGGTATGGCGGTACCTGGCGGGGTCTCAGCCTGGAAATGGACTGGCTGCCTTACCGGGGTGCGGAATCCTATGCGGTCCCTGTTCTTCCCGGTGGATGTCAGGCAATTAGAAGAGGGGTTTTTGAAGAAATCGGCGGTTACGACAGTGGGATGACCAAGTGGGGCAGTGAGGACCTGGAGATAAGCCTGCGTACTTGGCTGATGGGGTATGATTGTATACTTCAGCCAAATTCCGTGGTCTATCATCTGTTCCGGAACCGCCACCCATATAATGTGGAGGTTCCGGAAGTGATGTATAACCGCCTGCGCATGGCCTTGCTTCACTTTAGTGATGCCAGGGCAGCCTGTGTCATAGAATATTACAGGGGAATTGCTGAATTTGGACAAATTATGCTAAGGCTGCTGGACAGTGATGTGACCAATGCACGCAGAGAGCTGATGCAGCTGCGCAGGCGGGATGATGACTGGTATTTCCGGCGTTTTGGATTAACGACCATGGGGTGA
- a CDS encoding helix-hairpin-helix domain-containing protein — protein sequence MKDCQLHPFERNRYFYGKLLTVRDFEMEQRYYMEKGCLSNRLIHGTGIACGLEVEQPQLESDGRLTVALTPGAALDCCGNEIIVGRSGRVNTHGNYKEGLNYIYIKYAECEKEPVPCLTNASSCEENCCNSRILESFEVLVSSEPPETDPESEGEEINWNPGDEQVRPYLTGQEHRVLLAVLNITGNEVTVEQNKTREFRDIVKHNPLLHYLFTCLKKSLEVHLNDTDNPHGATAAQVGALTSVEGVSNPGGNVDIAGGNSITVSADNTAKRITIGETHSGVTGNPHNTRHAQTDPAPVDPESDDTDRSKHVSDADGYRWNRALTGIQVNGKTIIENPGGAVNLVAGKNVTLTVDGDNNMVTINASGGSAAPAARTGRINVVTDEKGHGELTVDSGFDSDSFFVYLGLEYKGYTEYGQELHFRGQVLHPIVRIYSETILPTIRPTIRPTIGPTIGPTLGPTIGPTIRPTIVPTLEPTISPTIRPTILPTILPTILPTILPTLDPINERTIGQFSITIDAPELGAASVPLRWFAVSAMAHLIPTIRPTIEPTIRPTIEPTIRPTILPTVAPPIRLLTEVTGIGDTYAARLKESGIAHVKELAEAEPQKISEILGVTEVKAMSFIDEARRLLGQ from the coding sequence ATGAAAGACTGCCAGCTGCATCCTTTTGAGCGGAACCGGTACTTTTATGGTAAATTGCTTACGGTCAGGGATTTTGAAATGGAGCAGCGCTATTACATGGAGAAAGGCTGCTTAAGCAACAGACTGATTCATGGCACAGGTATTGCGTGTGGATTGGAAGTGGAACAGCCGCAGCTGGAAAGTGACGGCAGACTGACTGTTGCCCTGACGCCAGGAGCTGCTTTGGACTGCTGCGGTAATGAGATTATAGTTGGCCGGAGCGGCAGGGTAAATACTCACGGCAATTATAAAGAGGGCCTGAACTACATCTATATAAAGTATGCCGAATGTGAAAAAGAACCGGTGCCGTGTCTGACCAATGCTTCATCCTGTGAGGAAAACTGCTGTAACAGCAGGATATTGGAATCCTTCGAGGTGCTGGTTAGTTCCGAGCCTCCTGAAACTGACCCGGAGTCTGAGGGAGAAGAGATTAACTGGAATCCCGGTGATGAACAGGTAAGACCTTACCTGACGGGGCAGGAACATAGAGTGCTGCTTGCTGTGCTGAACATCACCGGGAATGAAGTAACTGTTGAACAGAATAAAACCAGGGAATTCAGGGATATTGTCAAGCATAATCCCCTTTTGCACTACCTGTTCACCTGCCTGAAAAAGAGTTTGGAAGTCCATTTAAATGATACGGACAACCCCCATGGCGCAACTGCAGCCCAGGTTGGCGCCCTTACAAGCGTCGAAGGGGTATCCAACCCCGGAGGTAATGTAGATATCGCAGGCGGTAACAGTATCACTGTCAGTGCTGACAATACTGCAAAAAGAATTACCATTGGGGAAACACATTCCGGGGTGACGGGTAACCCCCATAATACCCGGCACGCCCAGACTGACCCGGCTCCGGTTGACCCGGAATCAGATGATACCGACCGCAGCAAACATGTTTCTGATGCCGACGGGTATAGATGGAACCGCGCCCTAACCGGAATTCAGGTCAATGGGAAGACCATTATCGAAAACCCCGGCGGGGCTGTAAACCTGGTAGCCGGTAAAAATGTGACTCTGACAGTTGATGGAGATAACAATATGGTAACCATCAATGCTTCCGGAGGGTCTGCGGCCCCTGCTGCCAGGACAGGCCGGATTAATGTCGTGACTGATGAAAAGGGTCATGGTGAGCTTACTGTTGATTCCGGATTTGACAGTGACAGCTTTTTTGTATACCTGGGTTTGGAGTATAAAGGGTATACTGAATACGGTCAGGAGCTCCATTTTCGCGGGCAGGTTTTGCACCCCATTGTCAGGATTTACAGTGAAACAATCCTGCCGACTATAAGGCCAACAATAAGACCAACGATAGGGCCAACAATAGGGCCAACGTTAGGGCCAACAATAGGGCCGACTATAAGGCCTACCATAGTGCCAACGCTGGAACCTACCATATCACCGACGATTAGACCAACCATACTACCAACCATACTACCAACCATACTACCAACTATACTACCGACTCTGGATCCCATCAATGAAAGAACAATAGGGCAATTCAGTATTACTATAGATGCCCCGGAACTTGGCGCCGCATCAGTGCCTCTCCGCTGGTTTGCGGTATCTGCCATGGCACATTTAATTCCTACAATAAGGCCAACCATAGAACCGACCATAAGGCCAACCATAGAACCGACAATAAGGCCAACCATCCTGCCAACTGTGGCGCCGCCGATACGTCTTTTGACTGAGGTAACCGGTATTGGTGATACATATGCCGCCCGCCTGAAAGAAAGTGGAATTGCCCATGTGAAGGAACTTGCAGAGGCAGAACCGCAAAAAATATCGGAAATCCTGGGGGTTACCGAAGTTAAGGCCATGAGCTTTATTGATGAAGCCCGGCGGCTGCTGGGGCAATAA